Below is a window of Candidatus Polarisedimenticolia bacterium DNA.
GCACAGGGCAGCGATTCCTTTCGTTCCCCCTCGATCCTGGAGAGCGTGGACGAGCGTCGTGAGAATCCTGGCGCCGCTCGCTCCGATGGGGTGGCCCAGCGCCACCGCCCCCCCGTGCACGTTCACTCGATCCGGCGGAAGCTTCAGCTCCCGGATCAAGGCGATGGCCTGAACCGAGAAGGCCTCGTTCAGCTCGTAGAGATCGACCTCTTCCCGCCTCCAGCCGGTTTTCTTCAGGACCTCTTCCACGGCGCCCAGCGGCGCCATCATGACCCACGCCGGCTCCAGACCGGAGGTGGCGTAGGCGACGACCTCGGCTTGCGGCTTGATCGAGTGCTTCGCCGCCGCGCGCTCCGACAGGACCAGCATCGCCGAGGCTCCGTCGTTGACGCCCGGCGCGTTGCCGGCCGTCACCGTTCCGTCCGTCTTGAAGGCGGGCTTCAATTTGGCCAGCGCCTCCAGGGTGGTGTCGCGCCGCGGCCCTTCGTCCCAATCGAAGCGCATCGGATCGCCCTTCTTCTGGGGAATGTCCAACGGCAAGATCTCGCTCTTGAATTTCC
It encodes the following:
- a CDS encoding acetyl-CoA C-acyltransferase, translated to ARQAALRGGLPGKVAAMTVNKVCGSGLKAVVLASQAVTLGDEEIVVAGGMESMSNAPYLLMGAREGYRMGNAPVLDSMISDGLWDVYENYHMGCTGENVAEKYDISRRAQDEYACNSHRKAIAALDAGKFKSEILPLDIPQKKGDPMRFDWDEGPRRDTTLEALAKLKPAFKTDGTVTAGNAPGVNDGASAMLVLSERAAAKHSIKPQAEVVAYATSGLEPAWVMMAPLGAVEEVLKKTGWRREEVDLYELNEAFSVQAIALIRELKLPPDRVNVHGGAVALGHPIGASGARILTTLVHALQDRGGTKGIAALCLGGGNAVAMAIRAMPAK